One region of Hymenobacter sediminicola genomic DNA includes:
- a CDS encoding response regulator — translation MSCRLLILDDHLMLTQSLALLLAEQPDLEVAGQFGTGDALLAWLPTAGPAPADVLLLDLQLPAPDGLTLLPMLRRQWPALRILVFSTAATPELLTRVAEAGANGFVPKSADADQLLAAIRAVYEGQSVFPKSERKASVAPADSPLLQRLSVREREIVSLIRAGLTTRDIAEQLSLSEFTVSTHRRNIMHKLELHNVAVLVQFAHTHGL, via the coding sequence ATGTCCTGCCGCTTACTTATCCTGGATGACCATCTGATGCTGACCCAAAGCCTGGCGCTGCTACTGGCCGAGCAGCCGGACCTGGAAGTGGCAGGCCAGTTTGGCACAGGAGACGCCTTGCTGGCGTGGCTGCCTACTGCCGGCCCGGCTCCGGCCGACGTTCTGCTGCTGGACCTGCAGCTACCGGCTCCTGATGGCCTTACGCTGCTGCCGATGCTGCGCCGACAGTGGCCGGCCCTGCGCATCTTGGTATTTAGCACAGCGGCTACCCCCGAACTACTAACGCGGGTAGCGGAGGCCGGGGCCAATGGCTTCGTGCCCAAATCGGCGGATGCTGACCAACTGCTGGCTGCTATCCGTGCCGTGTACGAAGGCCAAAGCGTCTTTCCAAAATCGGAGCGCAAAGCCTCAGTAGCCCCCGCTGACTCGCCTTTACTACAGCGGCTCTCGGTTCGGGAACGGGAAATAGTGAGCCTGATTCGGGCTGGACTCACCACCCGGGATATTGCGGAGCAGCTTTCCTTGTCCGAATTCACCGTGAGCACGCATCGGCGCAACATCATGCACAAGCTAGAGCTGCACAACGTAGCGGTACTCGTGCAGTTTGCGCACACGCATGGGCTATGA
- a CDS encoding sensor histidine kinase: MWFRSLIAMVFVCWQVGTMSACAAEAPPEVVRDTLLLQDPKGPHISEAYRYYTESFDIVPDPEQVEAQWQAGKFRTGPWHKTLNLGLLHERVWMRLVVRNIEPQRLRYLWSIFNFTDSAALYCRRQGETQFRQLGAASSWVPAAERAFPARSLSFPFVLEANETAVLYLRIDLHAGALYLPTYIETAEHFLGWEMNFPFERHWVWMLGFYLSSALFNLVLYAFLRDRVHLWYVAYVACVTLFLMMEDGLDAMLLPRLPYQIIWTIGQFNFMLLASAAGIRIMQLFLRLRSGWPRLHQAGNWLAGMGVVFVVLYAVLFPWAVRHSLGFLQVLNTMRELLLLCLFAYGWVVLFQVFQSSQRRRLAAYYALTYLFFFSGFAVFWSNHVGLSSFNPIYPNPLAWGLLLELLVLSALLTGRFQHTLRQNAQLRIRQLRQRNAQGARLIAAQEEEREQLARELHDALGPNLAALHMAWQGQAVQQAMNTSPEAAAAGRHTELLLRHLRDEVRTFSHAVLPAEPGLGTLSESVAALAELINLYGTPVVHTYCDEGLDQLSPSLQQTAYRIAAELLNNAVRHASATAVQVQLLRLPATLEILVEDDGSGFKNTKSGSGIGLRGVYARAEYLRGQVHIDSSDKGTTIVVRLPC; the protein is encoded by the coding sequence ATGTGGTTTCGCTCCCTTATTGCCATGGTGTTCGTCTGCTGGCAGGTCGGCACCATGTCTGCCTGTGCTGCCGAGGCGCCGCCTGAGGTGGTGCGCGACACATTGTTGCTGCAGGACCCCAAAGGGCCGCATATTTCGGAGGCGTACCGCTACTACACCGAGTCCTTTGACATAGTCCCTGACCCGGAGCAGGTGGAAGCGCAGTGGCAGGCGGGCAAGTTCCGAACCGGCCCGTGGCATAAGACCCTCAACCTGGGCCTGCTGCATGAGCGGGTGTGGATGCGGCTGGTGGTCCGCAACATAGAGCCGCAACGCCTACGCTACCTCTGGAGCATCTTCAACTTTACGGACAGCGCCGCGCTGTACTGTCGGCGGCAGGGCGAAACCCAGTTTCGGCAGCTGGGCGCGGCAAGCTCTTGGGTGCCCGCAGCCGAAAGAGCGTTTCCGGCCCGGTCGCTGAGCTTTCCGTTTGTGCTCGAAGCCAACGAAACAGCGGTGCTTTACCTGCGCATCGACCTGCACGCCGGCGCACTGTATCTGCCCACGTACATTGAAACTGCCGAACACTTCCTGGGCTGGGAAATGAACTTCCCATTCGAGCGGCACTGGGTCTGGATGCTGGGCTTTTACCTGAGTAGCGCCCTGTTCAATCTGGTGCTGTATGCCTTTCTGCGCGACCGGGTGCACTTGTGGTATGTGGCCTACGTGGCGTGCGTTACGCTGTTTTTGATGATGGAAGACGGGCTGGATGCCATGTTGCTGCCACGTCTGCCTTACCAGATTATCTGGACCATCGGACAGTTCAACTTTATGCTGCTGGCATCGGCAGCAGGTATCCGGATAATGCAGTTGTTTCTGCGGCTGCGCAGCGGGTGGCCCCGGCTGCATCAGGCTGGCAATTGGCTGGCAGGTATGGGAGTAGTTTTTGTGGTGCTCTATGCGGTGCTGTTTCCGTGGGCAGTTCGTCATAGCCTGGGCTTTCTGCAGGTACTTAATACCATGCGTGAGCTACTGCTGCTGTGCTTGTTTGCGTATGGCTGGGTGGTCTTGTTTCAGGTGTTTCAGTCCAGCCAGCGCCGCCGTCTTGCGGCATATTATGCCCTCACCTATCTGTTCTTTTTCAGTGGGTTTGCCGTTTTCTGGAGCAACCACGTCGGCTTGAGCAGCTTCAATCCTATCTATCCCAATCCGCTGGCGTGGGGGCTGCTGCTGGAGCTGCTGGTACTGAGCGCGCTGCTTACAGGCCGCTTCCAGCATACGCTGCGCCAGAACGCCCAACTCCGTATCCGGCAGCTTCGGCAGCGCAATGCGCAAGGCGCACGCCTCATTGCAGCGCAGGAAGAAGAACGGGAACAGCTGGCCCGGGAGCTACACGATGCCTTGGGCCCCAACCTGGCGGCGCTGCACATGGCCTGGCAGGGCCAAGCTGTACAGCAGGCCATGAATACCTCGCCGGAAGCCGCAGCAGCGGGCCGCCACACTGAGTTGCTGCTGCGCCACCTCCGCGACGAGGTGCGCACGTTTAGCCACGCCGTGTTGCCCGCCGAACCGGGGCTGGGCACGCTGTCGGAATCTGTTGCCGCACTGGCGGAGCTGATTAATCTCTACGGCACCCCTGTAGTGCATACCTACTGCGACGAAGGCCTCGACCAACTTTCGCCTTCCCTGCAGCAGACCGCCTACCGTATTGCCGCCGAGTTGCTCAACAACGCCGTACGGCACGCCAGCGCCACGGCTGTGCAGGTGCAATTGCTGCGGCTGCCTGCCACTCTCGAAATTCTGGTGGAAGATGATGGCAGCGGCTTTAAAAACACAAAATCGGGTTCCGGCATTGGCTTGCGCGGTGTGTATGCGCGCGCCGAATACCTCCGCGGCCAGGTACATATCGACAGTTCCGACAAAGGCACCACCATCGTTGTGCGGTTGCCATGCTAA
- a CDS encoding S9 family peptidase, whose product MKKSFLTVLALLPLAVSAQQATVYTPELLWKLGRLGEMQVSPDRKTVAYTVTRYNLSENQGNTDIWVVPVVGGAARQLTNTPGSENTLNWRADGKLTFLSGESGTDQLYVMNADGSGKQLLSSFPEEGLANLKYAPNGKFILYTQDVKTGKSVQDWYPDLPKADAKIIDDLNYRHWNAWDDLKVSHVFFQPIGDDGKPTGYGKDVMSGEKFDSPLQPMGGSEQLALAPDGYRLAYTSRKFTGKAEATSTNSDIYLYDVRTGQTQNLSAGLGGYDTEPAFSPDGSKVAWLSMATPGFESDRNGIVVYDFKTKKRQDITAGSEQAAGNIRWSADGKTIYFVSVLAGTEHIFAVPSKGGSSKQLTKGAFNYNGFELAGKDVAIANKTTQAQPADLVRVDLKTGRETPLTNINQQELAGVKTGRTEARMVKTTDGKQMQVYVIYPPDFDPSKKYPTLLYCQGGPQSPITQSFSYRWNFQLLAANGYIVVAPNRRGLPGFGTEWNNSISGDWGGQPIRDYLSAIDAVSQEPYVDKDRRGCVGASYGGYSVYFLAGKHEGRFKTFIAHCGLYNLTSWYPTTEEMFFANQDLGGAPWDVPTKSLSGEEAADAMEEAADAVRDAADATAEAMADGADSGDALAAQSRMKDAQAQASRKASVARTYQEFNPQLFAKNWDTPILVIHGGKDFRVPEDQGMEAFGTAQLRGIPSRFLYFPNEGHWINKPQNSVLWNRVFFDWLARSLKPEGQAAK is encoded by the coding sequence ATGAAAAAATCTTTCCTGACCGTGTTGGCGCTGTTGCCGCTGGCCGTTTCAGCCCAACAAGCTACAGTATACACACCTGAGCTGCTCTGGAAGCTGGGCCGCCTTGGCGAAATGCAGGTGTCGCCGGACCGCAAAACGGTGGCCTACACCGTAACGCGCTACAACCTGAGCGAAAACCAAGGCAACACCGACATCTGGGTAGTGCCGGTAGTAGGCGGTGCGGCGCGCCAGCTTACGAATACGCCCGGCTCCGAAAACACTCTTAACTGGCGTGCCGATGGTAAGCTGACCTTCCTGAGCGGGGAAAGTGGCACCGACCAGCTCTATGTAATGAATGCCGATGGCAGCGGCAAGCAACTGCTGAGCAGCTTTCCGGAAGAAGGCCTGGCAAACCTGAAGTACGCGCCCAACGGCAAGTTTATTCTGTATACGCAGGACGTAAAAACCGGCAAATCGGTGCAGGACTGGTACCCCGATCTGCCCAAAGCCGACGCCAAAATCATCGACGACCTGAACTACCGTCACTGGAACGCCTGGGACGATTTGAAGGTGTCGCACGTGTTTTTCCAGCCTATCGGGGACGATGGCAAGCCCACCGGCTACGGCAAGGATGTGATGAGCGGTGAGAAGTTCGACTCGCCGCTACAGCCTATGGGCGGCTCCGAGCAGCTGGCCTTAGCGCCGGATGGCTACCGGCTGGCCTACACGTCGCGCAAGTTTACGGGCAAAGCCGAGGCCACCAGCACCAACTCCGACATCTACCTCTACGACGTACGCACCGGGCAGACGCAGAACCTGAGCGCCGGCCTGGGCGGCTACGATACGGAACCGGCCTTCTCGCCCGACGGCTCGAAAGTAGCCTGGCTAAGCATGGCCACGCCCGGCTTCGAGTCGGACCGCAACGGCATTGTGGTGTATGACTTCAAAACGAAGAAGCGGCAGGATATTACGGCCGGCTCGGAGCAGGCGGCCGGCAACATCCGCTGGAGCGCCGATGGTAAGACCATCTATTTCGTGAGCGTGCTGGCCGGTACAGAGCATATTTTTGCGGTACCAAGCAAAGGCGGCAGCAGTAAGCAACTGACCAAGGGGGCGTTCAACTACAATGGCTTCGAGCTGGCGGGCAAAGACGTAGCAATAGCCAACAAAACCACCCAAGCCCAGCCCGCCGACCTCGTGCGCGTAGACCTGAAAACCGGCCGCGAAACGCCCCTGACGAACATCAACCAACAGGAGCTGGCGGGTGTAAAAACCGGCCGTACCGAAGCCCGCATGGTGAAAACCACCGACGGCAAGCAGATGCAGGTGTACGTTATCTATCCGCCTGATTTCGACCCGAGCAAGAAATACCCGACGCTACTTTATTGCCAGGGCGGGCCGCAAAGCCCCATCACGCAGAGCTTCTCGTACCGCTGGAATTTCCAGCTGCTGGCCGCCAACGGCTACATTGTGGTAGCTCCCAACCGGCGCGGCCTGCCCGGCTTCGGCACGGAGTGGAACAACAGCATCAGCGGCGACTGGGGCGGCCAGCCGATTCGGGACTACCTGTCGGCCATTGATGCCGTGAGCCAGGAGCCCTACGTGGACAAGGACCGGCGCGGCTGCGTGGGGGCCAGCTACGGTGGCTACTCCGTGTACTTTCTGGCCGGCAAGCACGAAGGCCGCTTCAAGACCTTCATTGCCCACTGTGGCCTTTACAACCTGACCAGCTGGTACCCTACCACCGAAGAAATGTTCTTTGCGAATCAGGATTTGGGCGGCGCACCGTGGGACGTTCCAACCAAGTCTTTGTCAGGTGAAGAGGCAGCCGATGCTATGGAAGAAGCTGCTGATGCAGTACGAGACGCAGCCGATGCTACGGCCGAAGCTATGGCAGATGGCGCCGACAGCGGTGATGCGCTGGCGGCGCAGTCCAGAATGAAGGACGCGCAGGCGCAAGCCAGCCGCAAGGCCAGCGTAGCCCGCACGTACCAAGAATTCAACCCACAGCTGTTTGCTAAAAACTGGGATACGCCTATCCTGGTCATTCACGGCGGCAAAGATTTCCGGGTGCCCGAAGACCAGGGCATGGAGGCCTTCGGAACGGCGCAGCTGCGCGGTATCCCGAGCCGCTTTCTGTACTTCCCCAACGAAGGCCACTGGATAAACAAGCCCCAGAACTCGGTGCTCTGGAACCGGGTGTTCTTCGACTGGCTGGCCCGCTCGCTGAAGCCGGAAGGCCAGGCAGCCAAGTAA
- a CDS encoding LysR substrate-binding domain-containing protein, with translation MPDFRLRVFQSVARHLSFTKAAQELFITQPAITKHIRELERSYGQRLFERRGNRVSLTEAGRLLLLHADEVEALHQQLTDQLYALHDETAGRLRLGASTTLAQYVLPPILPGFQQRYPQVQLSLLNGNSEQIAEALLHGHLDLGFVEGQVRSRDLHYELLLHDELQVVRKATPLGPPTEPMPLATMLQQPLVLRERGSGTLEVLEFALREHNIKPSSLRVAFYLDNTEAIKSYLEASPDCLGVVSKRALAKEVAAGWLEVVPVQDLHLPRHFDAVWVQGQPLSAQAQRFLSFARKQLETAE, from the coding sequence ATGCCCGATTTCCGTCTTCGCGTTTTCCAGTCTGTGGCCCGGCACCTGAGCTTCACCAAAGCGGCGCAGGAGCTGTTTATCACTCAGCCGGCTATCACCAAGCATATCCGGGAACTGGAGCGCAGCTACGGGCAGCGGTTGTTTGAGCGGCGCGGCAACCGGGTCAGCCTCACCGAAGCCGGCCGCCTGCTGCTGCTACACGCCGATGAAGTGGAGGCGCTGCACCAGCAGCTCACCGACCAACTCTACGCCCTCCATGACGAAACCGCGGGCCGTCTGCGCCTGGGCGCCAGCACCACATTGGCCCAGTACGTGCTGCCGCCCATTCTGCCGGGTTTTCAGCAGCGCTATCCGCAAGTGCAACTCAGCTTGCTCAACGGTAACTCCGAGCAGATTGCCGAGGCCCTGCTCCACGGCCACCTCGACCTGGGGTTTGTGGAAGGGCAGGTGCGCAGCCGCGACCTGCATTACGAACTGCTGCTGCACGATGAGCTGCAGGTAGTGCGCAAAGCCACCCCGCTAGGGCCGCCCACCGAGCCGATGCCGCTGGCCACCATGCTGCAGCAGCCACTGGTGCTGCGTGAGCGGGGCTCCGGCACCTTGGAAGTGCTAGAGTTTGCACTACGTGAGCATAACATTAAGCCATCAAGCCTGCGGGTTGCCTTTTACTTAGACAATACCGAAGCCATCAAGTCCTACCTCGAAGCATCACCCGATTGTCTGGGAGTCGTGTCGAAACGGGCGCTGGCAAAAGAGGTAGCCGCCGGCTGGCTGGAAGTGGTTCCGGTACAGGACCTGCATCTGCCGCGCCACTTTGATGCGGTGTGGGTACAGGGGCAGCCATTATCGGCCCAGGCACAACGCTTCCTCAGCTTTGCTCGCAAGCAGTTGGAGACTGCTGAGTAG
- a CDS encoding YeiH family protein, whose product MLTNGPPAVKITHPAPQYAPTRSERAQSISAAFLSRSFALGPLQLTPRILVFLAALAICVSPWGSPPLALALGLLVALAIGNPFPAQSKRYTSKLLQWSVVGLGFGMNAQQALQAGCEGLLFSVASIVGTLTLGYFVGRWLGIDRKTSHLISSGTAICGGSAIAAVGPVLRAEEGQMSVALGTVFILNSVALFLFPAIGHGLHLSQNQFGLWAAIAIHDTSSVVGAASHYGSEALQIATTIKLARALWIIPVALGTAFLFKTPGAKIKLPYFILGFIGAMLLNTYVPALKPLAPYVVQLSKIGLTLTLFLIGAGLSAPVLRSVGVRPFVQGVLLWIIISSASLWVILRTVV is encoded by the coding sequence ATGCTTACCAACGGTCCACCCGCCGTGAAAATCACCCACCCCGCTCCCCAATACGCACCCACCCGCTCGGAACGCGCGCAGAGTATTTCTGCCGCGTTCCTCTCGCGGAGCTTCGCACTGGGCCCACTGCAGCTTACGCCCCGGATACTCGTGTTTCTGGCCGCCTTGGCTATTTGTGTGTCGCCGTGGGGCTCGCCGCCGCTGGCGCTAGCGTTGGGCCTGCTGGTGGCACTCGCCATTGGCAACCCATTTCCGGCCCAGAGCAAGCGCTACACCAGTAAGCTGCTGCAATGGTCAGTAGTAGGATTGGGCTTCGGAATGAATGCGCAGCAGGCGTTGCAGGCTGGTTGCGAAGGACTGCTGTTTTCGGTAGCTTCCATAGTGGGTACGCTTACACTGGGCTATTTTGTGGGCCGCTGGCTGGGCATCGACCGGAAAACGTCCCACCTGATTTCGAGTGGCACTGCCATCTGTGGTGGCAGCGCTATTGCGGCGGTAGGGCCTGTGCTACGGGCCGAAGAAGGCCAGATGTCGGTAGCGTTGGGCACGGTGTTTATTCTGAATTCGGTGGCGCTGTTTCTGTTTCCGGCCATCGGGCATGGGCTGCACCTAAGCCAGAATCAGTTTGGCCTCTGGGCCGCCATTGCCATTCACGATACCAGCTCGGTGGTAGGAGCAGCCAGCCATTACGGCAGCGAAGCCCTACAGATTGCTACCACTATAAAGCTGGCCCGCGCTCTCTGGATTATTCCGGTGGCGCTTGGCACGGCCTTCCTATTCAAAACGCCGGGTGCCAAAATCAAGCTGCCCTATTTCATTCTTGGCTTCATCGGAGCCATGCTGCTCAATACCTACGTGCCGGCGCTGAAGCCACTGGCGCCGTATGTGGTGCAGCTGTCCAAAATTGGGCTGACGCTGACGCTGTTCCTAATTGGAGCCGGGCTGTCGGCACCGGTGCTGCGCTCCGTGGGGGTGCGGCCGTTCGTGCAAGGCGTTTTGCTCTGGATAATCATTTCCAGCGCCTCGCTCTGGGTAATTCTACGCACTGTAGTATAG
- a CDS encoding SHOCT domain-containing protein gives MEKDPSPLDTLRQLKEWLDAGTITPQEFAALKQKLLFNEAGSTPTLPVAATPEPTTIAPVGDPMLPPVVHHTTPEPLPPIGAPSAPASPSESISRPIIAGRPEASPSAAEPEPYSAAATTDTDEVEDAPYTAPAKSPLGTILIIGGIVALLALVAYLMLGNRESERLTSTSQTAADSLAVTPDVGPQAEQIDLPPAAVPETVRVAPVLPPVAPRDSVATTPAPSAPTETPTAADEAGSEARVQQTLEAYYTDLQAAPFSAAQHFAPNVERFYTLSGTTPQAIEAELTRTHFPEFTEASTQIEPGSLKVGPVANDGSRLITYLEKSQAFRQSLQKHQQTTAQVRVRLDKNLKIVYLRQEKLLENTFTD, from the coding sequence ATGGAAAAAGACCCGTCGCCGCTCGATACCCTGCGGCAACTCAAAGAGTGGCTTGATGCCGGTACTATCACGCCGCAGGAGTTTGCTGCCCTCAAGCAGAAGCTGCTGTTCAACGAGGCGGGCAGCACCCCGACTTTGCCGGTGGCCGCTACGCCCGAGCCGACCACGATAGCGCCGGTAGGAGACCCTATGCTGCCACCAGTAGTACATCATACTACCCCCGAGCCATTGCCTCCTATTGGGGCACCGTCTGCCCCGGCTTCGCCTTCCGAATCAATAAGCCGACCCATCATAGCTGGCCGGCCCGAAGCCTCGCCTTCAGCTGCTGAGCCAGAGCCGTATTCGGCCGCCGCTACCACCGACACCGACGAGGTAGAAGACGCACCTTACACTGCGCCCGCCAAAAGTCCGTTAGGAACCATCCTCATTATTGGTGGTATCGTTGCCTTGTTGGCTTTGGTTGCTTACCTAATGCTAGGTAACCGTGAGTCGGAGCGCCTGACCAGTACTTCTCAGACGGCTGCCGACTCATTGGCCGTGACACCTGACGTAGGACCCCAGGCCGAGCAGATAGACTTGCCGCCTGCTGCCGTGCCCGAAACGGTGCGCGTGGCGCCTGTGCTGCCGCCTGTTGCTCCGCGTGATTCAGTCGCCACCACACCAGCCCCGTCAGCCCCCACTGAAACACCCACTGCCGCAGACGAAGCGGGGAGTGAAGCGCGTGTGCAGCAGACACTGGAGGCCTATTACACGGATCTGCAGGCAGCTCCTTTTAGTGCCGCGCAACACTTTGCTCCTAACGTAGAGCGGTTTTATACCCTGTCTGGCACTACTCCTCAGGCTATTGAGGCGGAGTTAACCCGGACGCACTTTCCGGAGTTCACAGAAGCTTCCACCCAAATTGAGCCCGGCAGCCTGAAAGTAGGACCCGTAGCCAACGATGGGTCTCGCTTGATTACGTATCTGGAGAAGAGCCAAGCCTTCCGGCAGTCGTTGCAGAAGCACCAGCAGACGACGGCGCAGGTGCGGGTGCGGCTCGATAAGAACCTCAAAATCGTGTATCTGCGGCAGGAAAAGCTGCTCGAAAATACGTTCACCGACTAG
- a CDS encoding DUF3089 domain-containing protein: MKYVAFPRTGLLVLLLLPLLGSCLKVIKPSREFARYPTPTAPDYAQPDNWAALPTRRDSADAVPSRTSLRDQQASASVDVFFVHPTTYYRRGSWNADVADARVNQFTDRSTIRKQASVFNNVGRIYAPRYRQATLFSFFDENSENGKEALELAYSDVKAAFEYYLAHYNQGRPFIVAGHSQGTFHATRLLREMVDQNPKLRRHLVAAYLIGFNVKPTEYQLLKPCEDSTQTGCYVAWNSVEWGNDYPPFQGGVAVNPLTWRTDTVAAPTSLNLGGTPYEFNRIDTAVADAKVHDGLVWLHTPKPSGYPRFLLPGRPELRHSFHIADYALYYLNIRQNAAARVRAYTSQAHRP; this comes from the coding sequence ATGAAGTACGTTGCTTTTCCCCGTACAGGCCTGCTGGTCCTGCTTTTGCTGCCGTTGCTGGGCTCCTGCCTGAAAGTTATTAAGCCGAGCCGCGAATTTGCGCGCTACCCCACACCTACCGCCCCCGACTACGCCCAGCCCGACAACTGGGCCGCACTGCCCACCCGCCGCGACTCCGCCGATGCCGTGCCCTCCCGTACCAGCCTTCGCGACCAGCAGGCCAGTGCCTCTGTTGACGTGTTTTTCGTGCATCCGACGACGTATTACCGCCGTGGTTCCTGGAACGCCGATGTGGCCGATGCCCGCGTGAACCAGTTCACGGACCGCAGCACCATCCGCAAGCAGGCTTCGGTGTTCAACAATGTTGGCCGCATCTACGCGCCGCGCTACCGGCAGGCCACGTTGTTTTCCTTCTTTGATGAAAACAGTGAAAACGGCAAGGAAGCACTGGAACTAGCATATAGCGACGTAAAAGCCGCTTTCGAGTACTACTTGGCGCACTACAACCAAGGCCGGCCGTTTATTGTGGCGGGCCATAGTCAGGGTACTTTTCATGCCACGCGTTTGCTGCGCGAAATGGTTGATCAAAACCCGAAGCTGCGTCGCCACCTGGTGGCGGCTTACCTCATTGGTTTCAACGTGAAGCCCACCGAGTACCAACTCCTCAAGCCCTGCGAAGACTCCACCCAAACCGGTTGCTATGTGGCCTGGAACTCTGTGGAGTGGGGCAATGACTATCCACCGTTCCAAGGCGGCGTAGCCGTAAATCCGCTCACGTGGCGCACCGATACGGTGGCCGCACCTACCTCGCTCAACCTCGGTGGCACACCCTACGAATTCAACCGGATTGATACCGCCGTAGCTGATGCCAAGGTGCACGACGGTCTTGTATGGCTGCATACTCCTAAGCCCAGCGGTTACCCCCGCTTCCTGCTGCCCGGCCGCCCCGAGTTGCGTCACTCCTTTCACATCGCCGACTACGCGCTGTATTACCTGAACATCCGCCAGAACGCAGCCGCGCGGGTGCGGGCGTATACCAGTCAGGCTCACCGCCCGTAA
- the tsf gene encoding translation elongation factor Ts, which yields MAAITAADVNKLRTMTGAGMMDCKKALTEADGDFEAARDILRKQGQKIADKRAENETSEGFVTVSVSEDGTTGKLVALACETESVAKVANFRELVQRILDAAVRTNAATKEDLLATKEEDGLTIQEHITDLMGKIGEKLDVTYATLTAEKVASYIHSDNKKGVLVGLKNVGGADIAAVGRDVAMQIVAMKPVAVDKDGVDSAVTEREIEIGKEQARAEGKPEAMLEKIAQGKLNKFYKENTLLNQEFVKDSSMTIAQLLDKTSKGMTVTDFKRVAIGA from the coding sequence ATGGCAGCAATTACCGCCGCAGACGTGAACAAGCTCCGCACCATGACCGGTGCAGGCATGATGGATTGCAAAAAAGCGCTGACCGAAGCCGATGGCGACTTCGAAGCAGCCCGCGACATTCTGCGCAAGCAGGGTCAGAAAATTGCTGACAAGCGCGCTGAAAACGAAACGTCGGAAGGTTTTGTGACCGTGAGCGTAAGCGAAGACGGCACGACCGGCAAACTAGTAGCCTTGGCCTGCGAAACCGAATCGGTAGCGAAAGTGGCTAACTTCCGTGAGCTGGTTCAGCGTATTCTGGACGCTGCCGTTCGCACGAACGCTGCTACCAAAGAAGATCTGCTGGCTACCAAGGAAGAAGATGGCCTGACTATTCAGGAGCACATCACCGACCTGATGGGCAAAATCGGCGAGAAGCTGGACGTAACGTACGCCACGCTGACGGCTGAGAAAGTTGCTTCCTACATTCACTCCGATAACAAGAAAGGCGTACTCGTAGGCCTGAAGAACGTAGGTGGTGCTGACATTGCTGCCGTAGGCCGCGACGTAGCTATGCAAATCGTAGCCATGAAGCCCGTAGCCGTTGACAAAGACGGTGTGGATTCGGCCGTTACGGAGCGCGAAATTGAAATCGGCAAAGAGCAGGCGCGTGCCGAAGGCAAGCCCGAGGCGATGCTGGAGAAAATTGCGCAGGGCAAGCTGAACAAGTTCTACAAAGAGAACACCCTGCTCAACCAGGAGTTCGTGAAAGACAGTTCGATGACCATTGCCCAGCTGCTCGACAAAACGTCGAAAGGCATGACGGTAACGGACTTCAAGCGTGTTGCTATTGGTGCCTAA
- the rpsB gene encoding 30S ribosomal protein S2 gives MAQSTTYKELLDAGAHFGHLTRKWDPKMAPYIFMEKNGIHIIDLNKTLVSLDQAAAAIRNIAKSGRKVMFVATKKQAQEIVTEEATRLKMPFVTDRWLGGMLTNFATVRKSLKKMSTIDKMVKENTAYAALAKREKLMMSREREKLERVLGGIADLSRLPAALFVVDVKREHIAVKEAQKLGVPVFAICDTNSNPELVQFPIPANDDASKSIQLIVSVIGKAIEEGLSERKVDKEDADKKQAEDEGIQEKQNAEE, from the coding sequence ATGGCTCAGTCCACCACCTATAAAGAACTGCTTGATGCCGGTGCCCACTTTGGTCACCTTACGCGCAAGTGGGATCCGAAAATGGCGCCGTACATCTTCATGGAGAAGAACGGCATCCATATTATTGACCTGAACAAAACCCTCGTTTCGCTCGACCAGGCTGCTGCGGCTATCCGCAACATTGCTAAGAGCGGCCGTAAGGTGATGTTCGTGGCTACCAAGAAACAAGCGCAGGAAATCGTAACGGAAGAGGCTACCCGCCTGAAAATGCCGTTCGTAACCGACCGTTGGTTGGGCGGCATGCTCACCAACTTCGCTACCGTGCGCAAGTCGTTGAAGAAAATGAGCACCATCGACAAGATGGTGAAGGAAAATACGGCTTACGCGGCACTTGCTAAGCGTGAGAAACTGATGATGTCGCGCGAGCGGGAGAAGCTGGAGCGTGTACTCGGTGGCATTGCCGACCTGAGCCGCCTGCCTGCTGCTCTGTTCGTAGTAGACGTAAAACGTGAGCACATTGCCGTGAAAGAAGCCCAGAAACTGGGTGTTCCGGTATTCGCTATCTGCGACACGAACTCGAACCCCGAGCTGGTGCAGTTCCCAATCCCGGCCAACGACGACGCCTCGAAGTCAATCCAGCTCATCGTGAGCGTGATTGGTAAGGCCATCGAAGAAGGTCTTTCGGAGCGTAAGGTCGACAAAGAAGATGCCGACAAGAAGCAGGCCGAAGACGAAGGCATCCAGGAGAAGCAGAACGCCGAAGAATAG